Proteins from a single region of Gammaproteobacteria bacterium:
- the mrcB gene encoding penicillin-binding protein 1B codes for MGERTVQEVLKRRSDETIRKLEAMRNKGKPRKKRGSGWKGFILFLVVVLLLAGLGWAGWLGYSAKEAFAAHRWDQPARVYARALELYPDQQISRAAVIRELERLGYRQVEVPDREGSYSTFSNGLRLVTRGFVFWDGTQDSREVSLQFSGDRLASIKDTGRNDQVVLLRLDPPLIGNIFPASGEDRIVTSVDEVPQLLVDMLLAVEDRRYYEHAGVDPKSVLRAAAVNIEAGQIDQGGSTITQQLVKNFYLTPERSFVRKANEAVMAFAIEMFHSKKDILSAYLNEVYLGQDGQRAIHGFGLASHFWFQRPIQELEPHQMALLVGMIRGPAAYDPRRNAERARERRNQVLDIAVDQGVLEDAAARAAREKPLGVTQDAPAGTSYYPAFMDLVKEQLAALYNEGELTRAGLKIFSTLDPDIQLEAEQALDGQLTSIERSRGLPAGSLEGAVVVTGLDGAEVRAVVGGRDARFAGFNRALSAVRPIGSLMKPVVYLSAFNQPNRFSLATLVEDQPLEVELPDGKVWKPENYKGEYHGTVPIYSALVNSYNIPTVKVGLGVGVEEVIRNLQLLGFGRRPTAYPSLLLGAVTMTPMEVAQIYNTLAVGGFRTPLRAIREVIGPDGQPLTRYDLEVKESTDMAATYVVNRALQWVTREGTARSAAQLPFGVAGKTGTTNDYRDSWFAGYSGDQLSVVWVGRDDNEPSNLTGASGALPVWIRLMRNIAAESYRPVKPDNVEEVLVDMRSWQRASEGCNTARRLPFVEGSAPDNEPACGGNLVDKMKSVFQ; via the coding sequence ATGGGTGAGCGGACAGTGCAGGAAGTGCTCAAGCGCCGCAGCGATGAGACCATTCGCAAGCTTGAGGCCATGCGCAACAAGGGCAAGCCAAGGAAAAAGCGGGGCAGTGGCTGGAAGGGCTTCATCCTGTTCCTGGTGGTCGTGCTTTTGCTGGCCGGACTCGGCTGGGCTGGCTGGCTCGGTTACAGCGCCAAGGAAGCCTTCGCTGCGCATCGCTGGGACCAGCCTGCACGTGTATACGCCCGTGCGCTGGAACTCTACCCGGATCAGCAGATTTCCCGTGCTGCGGTCATTCGTGAACTGGAACGCCTGGGCTACCGTCAGGTCGAGGTTCCGGATCGCGAAGGCAGCTATTCCACCTTCAGTAACGGCCTGCGCCTGGTCACCCGCGGTTTCGTCTTCTGGGATGGCACCCAGGACAGCCGCGAGGTCAGCCTGCAGTTTTCCGGTGACCGGCTTGCCAGCATTAAGGATACGGGGCGGAACGACCAGGTCGTCCTGTTGCGCCTGGACCCCCCTCTGATCGGCAACATCTTCCCGGCCAGTGGCGAGGATCGCATCGTCACCAGTGTCGACGAAGTGCCCCAGTTGCTCGTCGACATGCTGCTCGCGGTCGAGGATCGTCGCTACTACGAACACGCAGGGGTGGATCCGAAGTCGGTGCTGCGTGCTGCCGCGGTGAACATCGAGGCAGGGCAGATCGACCAGGGCGGCAGCACCATTACCCAGCAGCTGGTGAAGAATTTCTACCTGACACCGGAACGTAGCTTCGTGCGCAAGGCAAACGAAGCCGTGATGGCCTTTGCGATCGAAATGTTCCATTCGAAGAAGGACATTCTGTCGGCCTACCTGAACGAGGTCTATCTCGGCCAGGATGGCCAGCGGGCGATCCATGGCTTCGGCCTGGCAAGCCATTTCTGGTTTCAGCGACCCATCCAGGAACTGGAGCCTCACCAGATGGCCCTGTTGGTCGGCATGATTCGCGGGCCGGCCGCTTATGATCCGCGTCGCAACGCCGAGCGCGCCCGCGAACGGCGCAACCAGGTGCTGGATATTGCCGTCGACCAGGGCGTTCTCGAGGATGCCGCTGCGCGTGCCGCCCGGGAGAAGCCACTGGGTGTCACCCAGGATGCCCCGGCTGGTACCAGTTACTACCCGGCATTCATGGACCTGGTGAAGGAACAGCTGGCCGCGCTTTATAACGAAGGCGAACTCACTCGTGCCGGCTTGAAGATCTTCTCCACCCTCGATCCCGACATCCAGCTCGAGGCCGAACAGGCGCTTGATGGTCAGTTGACCAGCATCGAGCGTTCACGTGGCCTGCCGGCAGGGAGCCTCGAGGGTGCAGTGGTGGTTACCGGTCTCGATGGTGCGGAAGTCAGGGCCGTGGTTGGAGGTCGCGATGCGCGCTTTGCAGGTTTCAATCGTGCCCTGTCGGCGGTTCGTCCGATCGGCTCGTTGATGAAACCGGTGGTCTACCTGTCGGCGTTCAACCAGCCGAATCGTTTCTCGCTGGCAACACTGGTGGAGGACCAGCCGCTGGAAGTCGAGTTGCCGGATGGCAAGGTCTGGAAGCCCGAGAATTACAAGGGCGAGTACCATGGCACGGTTCCCATCTACTCGGCACTGGTCAATTCCTACAACATCCCGACGGTCAAGGTCGGCCTCGGGGTCGGCGTCGAAGAGGTGATACGCAACCTCCAGCTGCTGGGCTTCGGAAGGCGACCGACGGCTTATCCCTCCTTGCTGCTGGGTGCCGTAACCATGACCCCGATGGAAGTGGCGCAGATCTACAACACGCTGGCCGTTGGTGGTTTCCGCACGCCGTTGCGTGCCATTCGCGAGGTCATCGGTCCGGACGGCCAGCCCCTGACGCGCTACGATCTCGAGGTCAAGGAATCCACCGACATGGCGGCGACCTACGTGGTCAATCGGGCCTTGCAATGGGTGACACGCGAAGGAACGGCCCGCAGCGCTGCGCAACTGCCGTTCGGCGTTGCTGGCAAGACCGGCACCACCAACGACTACCGCGACAGCTGGTTTGCGGGTTATTCGGGCGATCAGCTCAGCGTGGTCTGGGTGGGCCGCGATGACAACGAACCGTCCAACCTGACCGGTGCCAGTGGTGCCTTGCCGGTCTGGATTCGTTTGATGCGCAACATTGCCGCCGAGTCGTATCGCCCGGTCAAGCCCGACAATGTCGAAGAAGTGCTGGTCGACATGCGTTCCTGGCAACGCGCCTCCGAAGGGTGCAATACGGCCAGGCGCCTGCCCTTCGTCGAGGGTTCTGCGCCTGACAACGAACCGGCCTGTGGCGGCAATCTCGTCGACAAGATGAAGAGCGTGTTCCAGTGA